Proteins from a genomic interval of Nocardia sp. BMG51109:
- a CDS encoding DUF4239 domain-containing protein has product MWWAWVALFVPAITMAAGAIVMRRWLRYGAPAEHNNVAGTLFQTIGALYAVLLAFIVVNEWTSLEEAKANIFTEANELGALYWDARALPPELGRALEATTQRYARVVIDTEWQELGRGGYSTEATELVYRMRDEINALPSDNPRVRSVFEHSLATVNELEAARRERLSQTGHNVPTVMWIVLAVGALVTVGFTFVFDLPRFWMHLLLVGSLTSLIVLSLSLILILDQPFVGAVAVSPDAFEIFLRGLPAQR; this is encoded by the coding sequence ATGTGGTGGGCGTGGGTTGCGCTGTTCGTTCCGGCGATCACGATGGCCGCAGGGGCCATCGTGATGCGCCGATGGCTGCGGTACGGGGCGCCGGCCGAGCACAACAATGTTGCCGGGACGTTGTTCCAGACGATCGGCGCGCTGTATGCCGTGTTGCTGGCGTTCATCGTGGTCAACGAGTGGACCTCGCTGGAGGAGGCGAAGGCCAATATCTTCACCGAGGCCAACGAGCTGGGCGCGCTGTACTGGGACGCGCGCGCCCTTCCGCCGGAGCTGGGCCGCGCCCTGGAGGCGACGACCCAGCGGTACGCGCGGGTCGTCATCGACACGGAATGGCAGGAGCTGGGCAGGGGCGGCTACAGCACGGAGGCCACCGAGCTGGTCTATCGCATGCGCGACGAGATCAACGCGCTGCCGAGCGACAACCCGAGGGTGCGTTCGGTCTTCGAGCACTCGCTGGCGACCGTCAACGAACTCGAGGCGGCACGGCGCGAACGGCTCAGCCAGACCGGGCACAACGTGCCGACGGTGATGTGGATCGTGCTGGCGGTCGGCGCGCTGGTGACCGTCGGCTTCACGTTCGTCTTCGACCTGCCGCGGTTCTGGATGCACCTGCTGCTGGTGGGCTCGCTGACCTCGCTGATCGTGTTGTCGCTCTCGCTGATCCTGATACTGGATCAGCCGTTCGTAGGCGCCGTCGCCGTGAGCCCCGACGCATTCGAGATCTTCCTGCGCGGCCTCCCGGCACAGCGCTGA
- a CDS encoding TetR/AcrR family transcriptional regulator, which produces MGRRTRAEQRKFTRQRVLEAALAEFTEFGFRGATVDGIAERAGATRGAVYSNFPGKRALYLSTLAQVAECAPCPSPRAPGETPEAALRLFAATWAERLPRTSDYRCDATEQLRSPMLSIDLIPEIQSDQRIRRPFAQLIELDAILLGTALQALSPTPTRSPEPFVRIAESVLTVLYGATQLSLAAPGFVDPARLEGFCEQIAHLDPGADTPAPEPPIRPALHRVCETWPAPAGFDIVRATRCGLDGHRMVAVLGMHRVAAIQDALGPGPRPGAVTAVLVTDDRTGEFVPLARLALTDLSRSLRCAFPLSALPELQVVIDEDRTIASACGFDSVDNDFEAALTVGDGRITARAQGPGACLAVAAAVIASYP; this is translated from the coding sequence ATGGGACGGCGCACCAGGGCGGAACAGCGGAAATTCACTCGACAGCGGGTGCTCGAGGCGGCCCTGGCCGAGTTTACCGAGTTCGGGTTCCGCGGTGCGACGGTCGACGGGATCGCCGAGCGGGCGGGGGCGACCAGGGGCGCGGTCTATTCCAATTTTCCCGGGAAACGTGCACTCTATCTGTCGACCTTGGCGCAGGTCGCCGAGTGCGCCCCGTGCCCCTCCCCCCGCGCGCCCGGCGAGACCCCCGAGGCCGCCCTCCGGTTGTTCGCCGCGACCTGGGCCGAGCGGCTGCCACGAACCAGCGACTATCGTTGCGACGCAACCGAACAGCTCCGCTCCCCGATGCTCAGCATCGATCTGATTCCGGAGATTCAGAGCGACCAGCGGATCCGCCGGCCGTTCGCCCAGCTGATCGAGCTCGATGCGATCCTGCTCGGAACGGCCCTGCAGGCACTGAGTCCCACGCCGACGCGCTCGCCCGAGCCGTTCGTCCGTATCGCGGAGTCCGTATTGACCGTTCTCTACGGCGCCACGCAACTGTCCCTCGCCGCACCGGGTTTCGTGGACCCCGCTCGGCTGGAGGGTTTCTGCGAACAGATCGCGCACCTCGATCCGGGCGCCGACACTCCGGCGCCCGAGCCGCCGATCCGGCCCGCACTGCACCGGGTCTGCGAAACCTGGCCGGCCCCGGCCGGTTTCGATATCGTCCGGGCCACCCGCTGCGGCCTCGACGGCCACCGGATGGTGGCAGTGCTCGGCATGCACCGGGTAGCGGCGATCCAGGACGCGCTCGGGCCCGGTCCGCGCCCGGGCGCGGTCACGGCCGTGCTGGTCACCGACGATCGCACCGGTGAGTTCGTTCCCCTGGCGCGGCTGGCGCTCACCGATCTCAGCCGCTCACTGCGCTGCGCGTTCCCGCTGTCGGCGCTGCCCGAACTCCAGGTCGTCATCGACGAGGACCGCACGATCGCGAGCGCGTGCGGATTCGATTCCGTCGACAACGATTTCGAGGCCGCCCTCACCGTCGGCGACGGCCGGATCACGGCCCGCGCCCAGGGCCCCGGTGCGTGCCTGGCGGTGGCCGCCGCGGTGATCGCCAGCTACCCGTAG
- a CDS encoding aromatic amino acid lyase, producing the protein MVVVEGALGSVGRGGLGSGGRVGDGFLSGGTPNRIGRSEWRSDPAQFASASLLDAFGHPHAAAVAELLRNMLAGCRPTGRRPLQEPYSIRCTPQLLGAVGTSTAHASKVIEDDLNGISDNPLFFPDEGVVVHGGNFFGQPVSFAADLLASGLIQMGNLAERQLDLMLDARRNGDLAPMLSVSPGRQHGLQGVQLAATATIAAMRRAGMPASIQSLPTNGHNQDVVPFGTQAALNALELADSLRWLHGSLAVALRQAVYLQGRKPTAPECAELIGRLAAVVPAIDPDRPLRGDVHAAADVLDRCAGRLLDESGELR; encoded by the coding sequence GTGGTCGTTGTCGAGGGGGCACTCGGGAGTGTCGGTCGGGGTGGTCTCGGCTCTGGTGGACGCGTTGGCGACGGATTTCTCTCCGGCGGTACCCCGAATCGGATCGGTCGGAGCGAGTGGCGATCTGATCCCGCGCAGTTCGCGTCGGCGTCCCTTCTCGACGCGTTCGGTCATCCGCACGCGGCCGCTGTGGCGGAACTATTGCGGAATATGCTCGCCGGCTGCCGCCCCACCGGCCGGCGGCCGCTCCAGGAGCCGTACAGCATCCGGTGTACTCCGCAACTGCTCGGGGCTGTCGGCACATCGACCGCCCATGCCTCGAAAGTTATCGAGGACGATCTCAACGGCATCAGCGACAATCCTCTGTTCTTTCCGGACGAGGGTGTCGTCGTCCACGGCGGCAATTTCTTCGGCCAGCCCGTGTCGTTCGCCGCAGATCTGCTGGCGTCGGGCCTGATTCAAATGGGCAATCTGGCCGAACGGCAATTGGACCTGATGCTCGACGCTCGTCGCAACGGAGACTTGGCCCCGATGTTGTCGGTGTCCCCGGGCCGTCAACACGGCTTGCAGGGGGTCCAGTTGGCTGCGACCGCAACAATCGCGGCCATGCGCAGGGCCGGGATGCCGGCGTCGATTCAAAGTCTGCCGACCAATGGGCACAACCAGGATGTGGTGCCCTTCGGTACGCAGGCAGCGCTCAACGCGCTGGAATTGGCCGATTCACTGCGATGGCTGCACGGGTCGCTGGCCGTGGCGTTGCGTCAGGCGGTCTACCTGCAGGGCCGGAAACCGACCGCACCCGAGTGCGCGGAGTTGATCGGCCGGTTGGCGGCGGTGGTGCCCGCCATCGACCCGGATCGTCCGCTTCGCGGCGATGTCCACGCCGCGGCCGATGTGCTCGACCGGTGTGCGGGCCGGCTGCTCGACGAATCGGGGGAATTGCGATGA
- a CDS encoding L-tyrosine 3-hydroxylase translates to MPLAQYRWLVGHQLVFCAWQWLAEALQTLADSRAPDDSAISTAAALYDGYSVLLLYCGSCSPAVYGEAIRPQMMRADPAFSGRWARDYEYVVPLLPTVRRVLPPDLLEPLTAAVKSNRVVHMAVADRLVPDGESLLRESGQDTNAPPTRAQRDIFDGFFRVTRMPLCRNEFRAQLCTRIGQVRSDLTRNPLPVPCGWENTRDTYTAAVDRFHRDGVAILNRLERLIDEPT, encoded by the coding sequence GTGCCGCTCGCGCAGTACCGTTGGCTTGTCGGACATCAGCTGGTGTTCTGCGCCTGGCAGTGGCTGGCCGAGGCTTTGCAGACATTGGCCGACAGCCGAGCACCGGACGACAGTGCGATTTCCACCGCCGCAGCGCTTTACGACGGGTATTCGGTGCTGCTGCTGTATTGCGGCAGTTGCTCGCCCGCCGTCTACGGCGAGGCGATCCGCCCGCAGATGATGCGCGCCGATCCGGCATTCAGCGGCCGATGGGCGCGGGATTACGAATATGTCGTCCCGCTGCTGCCTACGGTTCGCCGGGTCCTCCCGCCGGACCTGCTCGAACCGCTCACTGCTGCGGTCAAATCCAATCGCGTAGTTCATATGGCGGTGGCCGACCGTCTCGTCCCGGATGGGGAGTCCCTGCTGCGCGAGTCCGGCCAGGACACGAATGCGCCACCTACCCGAGCGCAGCGGGACATCTTCGACGGCTTCTTTCGAGTCACTCGAATGCCATTGTGTCGCAATGAATTCCGTGCACAACTATGCACCAGGATCGGTCAGGTCCGGTCGGACCTGACGCGGAACCCGCTGCCTGTGCCGTGCGGCTGGGAAAACACGCGGGACACCTACACCGCCGCAGTCGATCGGTTCCACCGCGACGGCGTCGCCATCCTCAATCGGCTGGAGAGGCTCATCGATGAACCCACCTGA
- a CDS encoding O-methyltransferase, producing MNPPDLKTVAMTPRLHDYLLSHVEPPDPVQRQLISITATLGDAAEMQVPHEQAAFLTLLTRLIRAQRIVEVGTFTGYSTLALALGMPPAGRLITCDLSAEWARIAQDAWRDAGVADRIELRLGPAAETLRGLPETANIDLVFLDADKVGYIDYWEQLVPRLRPGGVLLADNVFYYGEAADDEPVGNAAAIDAFNRHVRADDRVDSVMLPIADGLTLARKHDS from the coding sequence ATGAACCCACCTGACCTCAAAACCGTCGCGATGACTCCGCGGCTGCACGATTACCTGTTGTCGCACGTCGAGCCACCGGATCCGGTTCAGCGACAGTTGATCTCGATTACCGCCACGCTCGGCGACGCTGCGGAGATGCAGGTACCTCACGAGCAGGCAGCCTTTCTGACGCTGCTGACACGATTGATCCGAGCGCAACGAATCGTCGAAGTCGGAACCTTCACCGGCTACTCGACACTGGCACTGGCGCTCGGAATGCCACCGGCCGGCCGGCTGATCACCTGCGATCTGTCGGCCGAGTGGGCCCGCATCGCGCAGGATGCCTGGCGGGACGCAGGTGTCGCCGACCGGATCGAGCTACGCCTCGGGCCCGCCGCGGAGACCCTTCGCGGCCTCCCCGAGACCGCGAATATCGACCTCGTGTTCCTCGACGCCGACAAGGTCGGATACATCGACTACTGGGAGCAACTCGTTCCCCGGCTGCGCCCGGGCGGTGTACTGCTCGCCGACAACGTCTTCTACTACGGCGAAGCCGCCGACGACGAACCGGTCGGCAACGCAGCGGCGATCGACGCGTTCAACCGCCACGTGCGCGCCGACGACCGTGTGGACAGCGTCATGCTGCCGATCGCCGACGGCCTGACCCTCGCCCGCAAGCACGACAGCTGA
- a CDS encoding phenolic acid decarboxylase, translating to MAHHLGLPRNDGDGIIGRRLEYTYANGWRYELYVKNATTVDYRIHSGMVGGRWVKDQTIDLVTLTDGVYKISWNEPTGTSVCLTLVPARRISHGVIFFPRWVEEHPERTVLFQNDHLPRMRAYRDQGPTYPIHVVSEFADITVIENVGRDNEDVIACAPDALPTR from the coding sequence CTGGCTCACCATCTCGGCCTTCCGCGGAACGACGGTGACGGAATCATCGGCCGACGACTCGAGTACACCTACGCCAACGGATGGCGTTACGAACTGTATGTGAAGAACGCCACCACCGTCGACTACCGCATCCACAGCGGCATGGTCGGCGGTCGCTGGGTCAAAGACCAGACGATCGACCTCGTCACCCTGACGGACGGTGTCTACAAGATATCGTGGAACGAACCCACGGGAACGTCCGTGTGCCTCACCCTCGTCCCCGCCCGGCGCATATCGCACGGCGTCATCTTCTTTCCCCGCTGGGTCGAGGAACACCCCGAACGAACGGTCCTCTTCCAGAACGACCATCTCCCTCGCATGCGCGCGTACCGTGACCAGGGGCCCACCTACCCCATCCACGTGGTTTCGGAATTTGCCGACATCACGGTGATCGAGAACGTAGGTCGCGACAACGAGGACGTAATTGCCTGCGCCCCCGACGCTCTACCGACGCGTTGA
- a CDS encoding MFS transporter yields MTVFAKFRTFDLPARLLMINQFGINLGFYMLMPYLAGYLAGPLGLAAWAVGLVLGVRNFSQQGMFLIGGTLADRLGYKPLIVAGCLLRTAGFALLLFATSLPGLLIASAATGFAGALFNPAVRAYLAADAGERRVEAFAVFNVFYQAGILAGPLAGLALMALDFRVAAGVAAVVFAILTAAQLFALPTRAAHTPAQQASVLEDWRTVIANRRFVRFALAMIGSYVLSFQVYLALPLQAEFVAGARSQVLVSAVFVISGVVAVAGQLRITAWFRARWGTGRSLVVGLGILAGAFVPLVVVPDPERFGAPAAAAALLMSAALLAVGTAAVFPFEMDTVVSLSNGKLVATHYGFYNTVVGVGILVGNLATGTVVGAARDAGINWAVWAGLSVIGVAAAFALHRLDRPQLAEEHIVGAASADQEFEYTGHGHWPTKIPTGRR; encoded by the coding sequence GTGACCGTCTTCGCGAAATTTCGCACCTTCGACCTGCCCGCCCGGCTGTTGATGATCAATCAGTTCGGCATCAACCTCGGTTTCTACATGCTGATGCCCTATCTGGCCGGGTACCTGGCGGGGCCCCTCGGCCTGGCGGCGTGGGCGGTGGGGTTGGTGCTGGGCGTGCGGAACTTCTCCCAGCAGGGCATGTTCCTGATCGGCGGCACGCTGGCCGACCGGCTGGGATACAAGCCGCTGATCGTCGCGGGCTGTCTACTGCGCACAGCCGGGTTCGCGCTGCTGTTGTTCGCCACCTCACTGCCGGGACTGCTGATCGCCTCGGCAGCGACCGGGTTCGCCGGAGCCCTGTTCAACCCGGCCGTACGCGCCTACCTCGCCGCCGACGCCGGCGAACGCCGGGTCGAAGCGTTCGCGGTGTTCAACGTCTTCTATCAGGCCGGCATCCTGGCCGGACCACTGGCCGGTCTGGCACTGATGGCCCTCGACTTCCGGGTGGCCGCCGGCGTCGCGGCAGTGGTATTCGCGATCCTGACCGCAGCGCAGTTGTTCGCGCTGCCAACGCGGGCGGCGCACACCCCCGCACAGCAGGCTTCCGTGCTCGAGGACTGGCGCACGGTGATCGCCAATCGCCGGTTCGTGCGGTTCGCGCTGGCGATGATCGGCTCCTATGTGCTGTCGTTCCAGGTCTACCTCGCACTGCCACTACAGGCCGAGTTCGTCGCCGGTGCCCGTTCGCAGGTGCTGGTGTCGGCGGTATTCGTGATCTCCGGTGTGGTGGCGGTCGCCGGTCAGCTGCGCATCACGGCCTGGTTCCGGGCCAGATGGGGCACCGGGCGCAGCCTCGTCGTCGGGTTGGGGATCCTCGCGGGCGCATTCGTCCCGCTCGTGGTCGTCCCTGATCCGGAGCGGTTCGGTGCCCCGGCCGCAGCTGCCGCGCTGCTCATGTCGGCGGCATTGCTGGCCGTGGGGACAGCGGCCGTGTTCCCGTTCGAAATGGACACCGTCGTGTCCCTCTCGAACGGGAAGCTGGTCGCGACACACTACGGTTTCTACAACACCGTCGTCGGTGTCGGCATCCTCGTCGGCAACCTCGCCACCGGCACCGTGGTCGGCGCCGCGCGCGATGCCGGGATCAACTGGGCGGTCTGGGCCGGCCTGAGCGTGATCGGTGTTGCCGCGGCATTCGCCCTCCACCGTCTGGACCGCCCGCAGCTTGCCGAGGAACACATCGTCGGAGCTGCGTCGGCTGATCAAGAGTTCGAGTACACCGGACACGGCCACTGGCCGACAAAGATACCCACCGGGCGCCGCTGA
- a CDS encoding PLP-dependent cysteine synthase family protein: MNKVVLDALTDRSAALVGAPAAARSPHSLIGNTPVLWVGAPLAPEGRGFWAKLEGFNPGGMKDRPALHMVRRAEERGDLVAGARIIESTSGTLGLGLALAGIVTRHPVTVVTDPGLEPIVARVLAAYETQVDVVTEFHPTGGWQQSRRDRVAELLAGEPDAWCPDQYSNPDNVDGYESLALELVEQLGMVDVLVCAVGTGGHSAGVTRVLRRFNPEMRLIGVDTVASTIFGQPAGPRLMRGLGSSIHPINVDYDAFDEVHWVAPPEAVWACRTLAATHHATGGWSVGAVGLVAGWAARTHDTDTRIAAVFPDGPHRYFDTVYNDAYCDEHGLLDADPPVEPDTITHPAERVARSWTRTTTVVDPRQFVHDRGLAS; encoded by the coding sequence ATGAACAAGGTTGTGCTCGATGCGCTCACCGACCGTTCGGCGGCCCTGGTGGGCGCGCCGGCGGCTGCCCGATCGCCGCACTCGCTGATCGGCAACACGCCCGTGTTGTGGGTCGGTGCGCCGTTGGCGCCCGAGGGGCGCGGGTTCTGGGCCAAGCTCGAAGGATTCAATCCCGGCGGTATGAAGGACCGGCCGGCGCTGCACATGGTGCGCAGAGCCGAGGAACGTGGTGATCTGGTCGCGGGGGCGCGGATCATCGAATCCACCAGCGGCACTCTCGGATTGGGGTTGGCGCTGGCGGGGATCGTCACCCGTCACCCGGTGACCGTGGTGACCGATCCGGGTCTGGAGCCGATCGTCGCGCGGGTGCTCGCCGCCTACGAAACCCAGGTCGATGTGGTCACCGAGTTCCATCCCACGGGTGGTTGGCAACAGTCCCGCCGGGACCGGGTCGCGGAGCTGCTCGCGGGTGAGCCCGATGCGTGGTGCCCGGATCAGTACAGTAACCCCGACAACGTCGACGGCTACGAATCGCTCGCGCTCGAACTGGTCGAGCAGCTCGGCATGGTGGACGTGCTGGTGTGCGCGGTCGGCACCGGAGGGCACTCCGCGGGCGTCACGCGGGTGCTGCGCCGGTTCAATCCGGAGATGAGGCTGATCGGAGTCGATACCGTCGCATCCACGATCTTCGGCCAGCCCGCGGGCCCGCGGCTGATGCGGGGCCTGGGATCGAGTATCCACCCGATCAATGTGGACTACGACGCGTTCGACGAGGTGCATTGGGTCGCGCCGCCGGAAGCGGTGTGGGCCTGCCGCACGCTGGCCGCGACCCATCACGCGACCGGCGGCTGGAGCGTCGGCGCCGTGGGGTTGGTCGCGGGCTGGGCGGCCCGCACCCACGACACCGACACCCGGATCGCCGCGGTATTCCCCGACGGGCCGCACCGCTACTTCGACACCGTCTACAACGACGCCTACTGCGACGAGCATGGGCTGCTCGACGCGGACCCACCGGTGGAACCGGACACGATCACGCATCCGGCCGAGCGAGTGGCGCGGTCGTGGACACGGACCACCACCGTCGTCGATCCGAGACAATTCGTCCACGACCGGGGGTTGGCATCGTGA
- a CDS encoding VWA domain-containing protein: MRFPRLAAVLTAGMIALLPSALPQIAQAAPDQPPPQYAPTMLVLDASGSMQRPDPAGTMMDAAKNAVRTFVGSAPAESKVGLATYGTGTGNSEAEKSAGCRDVQLLRRPDNVDKAALTGAVEGIQARGWTPMGTSLRAAAEALPKSGPRSVVLVSDGDDTCSPPDPCDVARELKREGLDLIVHSIGFAVDTKARAQLTCMAQATGGTYSDAADGRALERILPRVTAAALRNYQATGTPITGTSNYQSAPVAVQGQHVDTIGQREKRYYAVDVPAGATAYFSGIMSFPRLPGVDTVDDFNSLHLDVYGRDGKDCLTSEVEQVANSSDGATLTIGKAFDGATEPATGGSADKCKGGGRYYVALTWQRVSTGVPERLPLELLVGIEPAATDPGPKAILPTATFSEPGNAGTPVAGGGSFTTAATLDGSGRYTDTLRHGEFVFYRVKLDWGQGLAYRVHYDANGAGGIGALAHIYTAVYSPLAEEIAWESSVHGGQDTVLPTSDPAVSTVPVRYGNRNADDTHARSQALAGWYYIAVKLGSAREADGDIPVPIRLDLTVSGTPEPGPTYATAVPDGILGKASRGGGDAPRDSVTATAESETTSSPTWIVVGAGAALVVVVVVAATGFSVLRKRRR; encoded by the coding sequence ATGAGATTTCCCAGACTGGCCGCGGTGCTCACCGCCGGCATGATCGCGCTGCTGCCGTCCGCTCTCCCGCAGATAGCGCAGGCGGCCCCGGATCAGCCCCCTCCGCAGTACGCGCCGACGATGCTCGTCCTGGATGCTTCGGGTTCGATGCAGCGACCGGACCCGGCCGGCACGATGATGGATGCTGCCAAGAACGCGGTGCGCACCTTTGTCGGTTCCGCACCTGCCGAATCCAAGGTGGGCCTTGCCACCTACGGCACCGGCACCGGCAACAGCGAAGCGGAGAAGTCGGCGGGGTGCCGCGATGTCCAGCTGTTACGCCGGCCGGACAATGTCGACAAGGCGGCGCTCACCGGTGCGGTCGAGGGCATCCAGGCGCGCGGCTGGACCCCGATGGGTACCTCGTTGCGTGCGGCCGCCGAGGCGCTGCCGAAATCGGGACCGCGGTCGGTGGTGCTGGTCTCCGATGGAGATGACACCTGCTCCCCGCCCGACCCCTGCGATGTCGCTCGCGAACTGAAGCGGGAGGGGCTGGATCTGATCGTGCACTCGATCGGCTTCGCGGTGGACACGAAGGCCCGTGCGCAGCTGACCTGCATGGCTCAGGCCACCGGCGGCACCTATTCCGATGCCGCCGACGGACGCGCCCTGGAGCGGATCCTGCCCCGCGTCACCGCGGCAGCGCTGCGCAACTACCAGGCGACGGGAACCCCGATCACGGGTACTTCGAACTATCAGTCCGCGCCGGTGGCCGTGCAGGGCCAGCACGTCGATACCATCGGGCAGAGGGAGAAGCGGTACTACGCCGTCGACGTCCCGGCCGGTGCCACCGCGTATTTCAGCGGCATCATGTCGTTCCCGCGCTTACCCGGCGTCGACACCGTCGACGACTTCAACAGCCTCCACCTGGACGTCTACGGCCGGGACGGCAAGGACTGCCTGACGTCGGAGGTCGAGCAGGTCGCCAATTCCAGCGACGGCGCGACGCTGACGATCGGCAAGGCGTTCGACGGCGCGACAGAACCCGCGACGGGCGGCAGCGCCGACAAGTGCAAGGGCGGTGGCCGCTACTACGTCGCGCTGACCTGGCAGCGAGTGTCCACCGGGGTGCCGGAGCGGCTGCCGCTCGAGTTGCTCGTCGGAATCGAGCCCGCCGCAACCGATCCCGGCCCGAAGGCGATCCTGCCGACGGCCACATTCTCCGAACCGGGCAATGCCGGGACGCCTGTTGCCGGCGGCGGCTCGTTCACCACCGCGGCGACACTCGATGGCAGCGGCCGCTACACCGATACGCTGCGGCACGGCGAATTCGTCTTCTACCGGGTGAAACTGGACTGGGGCCAAGGGCTGGCGTATCGGGTGCACTACGACGCCAACGGCGCGGGCGGGATCGGCGCTCTGGCGCACATCTACACCGCCGTGTACTCCCCGCTCGCCGAGGAAATCGCTTGGGAATCAAGCGTTCACGGCGGCCAGGACACTGTGCTGCCGACCAGCGACCCCGCCGTGAGCACCGTCCCGGTCCGGTACGGCAACCGTAACGCCGACGATACCCACGCCCGCAGCCAAGCCCTCGCGGGCTGGTACTACATCGCGGTGAAACTCGGCTCCGCCCGGGAGGCGGACGGCGACATCCCGGTGCCGATACGGCTGGACCTCACCGTGTCCGGCACCCCGGAACCGGGCCCGACATACGCGACGGCGGTTCCCGACGGGATCCTCGGCAAGGCATCACGCGGCGGCGGCGATGCCCCCCGCGACTCCGTCACCGCCACAGCCGAATCCGAGACGACGTCGTCGCCCACCTGGATCGTGGTCGGTGCGGGCGCTGCGCTCGTCGTGGTCGTCGTCGTGGCCGCCACCGGCTTCTCGGTCCTGCGAAAACGCCGACGCTGA
- a CDS encoding PLP-dependent aminotransferase family protein: MGIPDTAHRSDPHAHRYAQRAAVMARWQIPELFSLAGKPEVVSLAGGMPDLTALDLDGLAEEASRLIRDDGLDALQYGSPQGIPALREQICEISTLERIHARADDVVVTAGSQMGLDLITRTFCDPGDVVIAEAPCYVGALSTFAFHQADVVHVEMDAEGLVPDALRQVLGASAVRGRRPKFLYSVPNFHNPAGVTLAVGRRAEIMEICAQHDLLVVEDNPYGLLGFDGRTYPALRAIAPDNVIYLSSFSKILAPGLRVGWVLAPPSIRERLFRASESAMLCPSGLTQYLVSYYMNQNDWKGRIECDRETYRIRRDAMLTALARHLPTGCSWTEPDGGFYVWLTVPEGLDTETMLPHAIDRGVTYVPGTAFHADRTGTRQLRLAYCRPTPEQITEGVRRLGTVFPPRRVGPRPR, from the coding sequence ATGGGCATTCCCGATACCGCACACCGGAGCGACCCGCACGCGCACCGGTACGCACAGCGAGCCGCGGTGATGGCCAGGTGGCAGATCCCGGAGTTGTTCAGCCTCGCCGGGAAGCCGGAGGTCGTCTCGCTCGCCGGCGGTATGCCCGACCTCACCGCCCTGGATCTGGACGGCCTGGCCGAGGAGGCGTCGCGGCTGATCAGAGACGATGGCCTGGACGCGCTACAGTACGGATCGCCGCAGGGCATCCCCGCGCTGCGCGAGCAGATCTGCGAGATCTCGACGCTGGAGAGAATCCACGCGCGTGCCGACGATGTCGTCGTGACCGCCGGTTCGCAGATGGGCCTGGATCTGATAACCCGGACATTCTGCGACCCGGGCGATGTCGTGATAGCCGAGGCGCCCTGCTACGTCGGCGCATTGAGCACGTTCGCCTTCCACCAGGCCGATGTGGTTCATGTCGAGATGGATGCCGAGGGACTCGTCCCCGATGCACTGCGACAAGTGCTCGGCGCCTCGGCAGTCCGCGGCCGTCGGCCGAAATTCCTCTACAGCGTTCCGAATTTCCACAATCCGGCCGGGGTGACACTCGCCGTGGGACGACGAGCGGAAATCATGGAGATCTGCGCCCAGCACGATCTCCTGGTGGTCGAGGACAATCCTTACGGCCTGCTCGGCTTCGACGGCCGAACATATCCGGCGCTGCGTGCCATCGCGCCGGACAATGTGATCTACCTCAGCTCGTTTTCCAAGATCCTCGCACCAGGACTGCGGGTCGGCTGGGTACTCGCTCCGCCCTCGATCCGCGAAAGGCTGTTCCGGGCATCGGAATCCGCAATGCTCTGCCCTTCGGGACTCACGCAGTATCTGGTCAGCTACTACATGAACCAGAACGACTGGAAAGGCCGAATCGAGTGCGACCGGGAGACCTACCGGATACGCCGAGACGCGATGCTCACCGCGCTCGCCCGGCACCTGCCCACCGGCTGCTCCTGGACCGAACCGGACGGCGGCTTCTACGTCTGGCTTACCGTGCCCGAGGGGCTGGACACCGAGACGATGCTGCCCCATGCGATCGACCGGGGAGTTACCTACGTACCGGGCACCGCGTTTCATGCCGATCGGACGGGCACGCGACAGCTGCGCCTGGCCTACTGCCGCCCGACGCCGGAGCAGATCACGGAGGGAGTTCGCCGGCTCGGCACCGTTTTCCCTCCGCGCCGGGTCGGACCTCGACCTCGGTGA